AGCTCGGCCGCCAGCCTGGCGGCTTGCGCCCAGCGGCCGATCTGCCCCAAGTGGCGGACCCGCTCGATCCCCGCCATCAGCCGGATATCGGGACCAGAACGTTGCAGGAAGCGATCCCAGTCGGCGTCCTGGAACGCCTGGAAGCCGCCGCTCTCGTGGCGATAGGCCAGGGTCTCCAGATCGACCAGCGCCAGCAGGGCGGCGTCCTTGTCGCGCTGGGCCACCGCCTTCGTCCGCGCCGCCCAGACGTCGAACGATCCACGGATCTGGTTGCTTTTGAACGCGTAGAGCACGCGCCACAGGCCATAGAGCCGGGTCTGGCCGGTCTCGCGCAGGGCGCGGGCGCCGGCGCGCTCGATATCCTCGTTGTCGCGGGGCGGCGCGCGCAGCTCATGCGCGCCGATCTCCTGGCTTAATTGCTCCAGCCGCTGCCCCAAAGGCGCATTGCTCTTGGCCCAGGCGCCCTCGGCGCTCAGGAGCAGAAACAAGACGACGGAGACAACACGAAGACGCAAGCCGTTACCCTGAAGTTCAGGGCCACCCTTCGCGGCTAGAAATGTAAGACGGGTTAAGTCTAACGCCCGGGTTGCGCGTTAGATCGTCGCGCCGCCGTCCACCACCATGGCTTGTCCGGTCATGAAGCTGCCGGCCTTCGAAGCGAGATAGACCGCCGCCCCGGCGATCTCGTCCGGCTCGCCGATCCGGCGTAGCGGCACGCCCGTAGTGGAGCGCTTCAGGGTCTCGGGATTGTCCCACAGCGCCTTGGCGAAGTCGGTCTTGATCAGGCCGGGGGCAATGCAGTTGACCCGCACGTTGTCGGGGCCGAACTCGTGGGCAAGATTGCGCGCCAGCTGGAAATCGGCCGCCTTGGAGATGTTGTAGGCGCCGATGATGGCGTTGCCGCGCAGGCCGCCGATCGAGCTGATGATGATGATCGAGCCGTCCTTGCGAGCCTGCATCTCGGGCGCGACCATCGAGATCAGCCAGTGGTTGCTGATGATGTTGTTGTCCAGGATCTTGCGGAACTGGTCGTCAGCGATCCCGGCCAGGGGACCGTAGTAAGGATTGCTGGCGGCGTTGCAGACACAGATGTCGATCTGGCCGAACGCCTTGCGGGTCTCGTCGACCAGAGCCTGAAGCTCTTCCTTGGAGGCGATGTTGGCGGGGACGGCGATCGCGGCGCCCGCGCCGTGCTTTGCGTTCAGTTCCGCAGCCACCTCCTCGCAGGGTCCGGCCTTGCGCGACGAGATCACGACCTTGGCCCCGTGCTCGGCCATCCGCTCGGCGATCGCCTTGCCGATCCCGCGCGAGGACCCCGTGATGATCGCCACCTTGCCGGTCAGGTCGAAGAGGTTCATGTCGCGCGCCCTAAACGTTTGTTTGAATTTCAAGCACAGTGCGACCGGGGAAGCGCGGGGTCAAGCGCACGAGGATCTTCGCGCGCCGGGAAAGATTTTCATCCTCGCCCTGTCGGCGCACGCCCCATCGGCTCGTCCTTGGGGCAAGATCACGCCCGATACGGAGACGCCCCATGCCCCTCGAAGCCACTCCCGCCGCCGATGACCGCGACCTCGTCCTGGAGCGGGTCATCGATGTCCCTGCCGACAAGCTCTACAAGTGCTGGACCACGCCTGAGCTGATGACCAAATGGTTCTGCCCAAAGCCCTGGTACGTTTCTGACGTGCGCCAGGACGTTCGCTCGGGCGGCAACAGCTACATGGTCATGAACGGTCCGGACGGCGAGCGCGTCCCGCAGCCGGGCGTCTATCTGGAGGTGATCCCGAACCAGAAGCTCGTCTTCACCGACGCCTTCACCGAGACCTGGAAGCCTTCGGAGAAGCCCTTCATGGTCGGGATCGTCACCTTCGAGGATCTGGGCGCCGGCAAGACCCGCTACCGCGCCGTGGCCCGCCACTGGACCGCCGAGGACAAGGCGGCTCACGAGCAGATGGGCTTCCACGAGGGCTGGGGCGTCGCGACCGACCAGCTGACGGCCCTGGCCAAGACGCTCTGAGGCGCGAAACACCCTTGGCTCGCGCGGCGAAAAGGGCCATTTGCGCCGCCATGAGCTCCGCCCTTCCGCCCGCGCGCCTGGTCGACAAGGCCCTCGTCCCGCGCTTTGCCTTGCTGTGCCTGGGCATCTGGCTGAACGCCGCCGACACCCTGGTGACGGCGACGATCATGCCCAGCGTGGCCAGGGAGATCGGCGGCTATCAGTATTTCGGCTGGTCGGTCGCCGCCTATCTGACAGGCTCGATCGTGGCCGGGGCCTGCTCGGGCAAGCTGTCGGTCGCGCTAGGCCTGCGGACGGCGACGGCGCTCAGCGGTCTCGTCTACGCGATCGGCTGCGCCATGAGCGCGGTCGCGCCGGAGTTCGTCACCTTCATCGTCGGACGGCTGGTGCAGGGCCTGGGCGCGGGCGCCGTGGTGGCCCTCTGCTACGTCGCCATCACCGCCCTGTTCCCGCAGAGCCTTTGGCCGCGCGTCTATGGCGCGATCGCCGGGGTCTGGGGGGCGGCGACCCTGTTAGGCCCGACCCTGGGCGGCCTGTTCGCCGCCGCGGGCTTCTGGCAGGGGGCGTTCTGGATGTTCGTGGCCCAGGCGGTGATCTTTGTCGGGGCCGTGCTGGTGATGCTGCCGGGCGGCAAGCGCGAGGAAGGCGGCGCCCGGATCCCCAGCCTGCAACTGGCCCTGCT
The DNA window shown above is from Caulobacter sp. FWC26 and carries:
- a CDS encoding SDR family oxidoreductase; the protein is MNLFDLTGKVAIITGSSRGIGKAIAERMAEHGAKVVISSRKAGPCEEVAAELNAKHGAGAAIAVPANIASKEELQALVDETRKAFGQIDICVCNAASNPYYGPLAGIADDQFRKILDNNIISNHWLISMVAPEMQARKDGSIIIISSIGGLRGNAIIGAYNISKAADFQLARNLAHEFGPDNVRVNCIAPGLIKTDFAKALWDNPETLKRSTTGVPLRRIGEPDEIAGAAVYLASKAGSFMTGQAMVVDGGATI
- a CDS encoding SRPBCC family protein is translated as MPLEATPAADDRDLVLERVIDVPADKLYKCWTTPELMTKWFCPKPWYVSDVRQDVRSGGNSYMVMNGPDGERVPQPGVYLEVIPNQKLVFTDAFTETWKPSEKPFMVGIVTFEDLGAGKTRYRAVARHWTAEDKAAHEQMGFHEGWGVATDQLTALAKTL